From the Microplitis mediator isolate UGA2020A chromosome 6, iyMicMedi2.1, whole genome shotgun sequence genome, one window contains:
- the LOC130669326 gene encoding connectin-like → MRKLMELIFMIQLLAYGCYSMPSSQLSVQTISHSSSSTIKNNNNIKGKKSPQINICNLEQLEEPIICNCDVSKIGNATEANCVVLDATKPDDTIWDYFMSQVSLEKLSMKVRIGGLMSYVPSKIIKSLTKLKMINVRYANFDEISEGAFANQPSVTVVDIAECGIMQLKKHSFVNMTQLDFINLDDNQIVEINREVFVNLPVLKKLFMNHNNITTLHDRAFKHLTSLQELGLSDNNLQVITTEHFMGLKSLVRLILRSNKISALGERTFIEMPELQELDLDNNVISYINVNAFEKMRNLRKLVLSNNKITHLASDIFTGAQSINYLDLQNNSLVRVTFDTVKPIVTNLYGDSGYLSLDDNKLVCDCNLAWIQGLRNETINQKLKDSLDLLTCFLEVQNDTHHASQAIENNKARVASGKFKTGEILDVNKSRGKHNIHDANNNYMNDNDNDYDRDYSDSTSKFFNGKLQLVDGRMGYIKHLFEVKVEKPCPEHSRDDPMASEEPSNRRENAAVATSKASTTYVQHITTMGQCLYYLTSLLLVIIVV, encoded by the exons ATGAGGAAACTGATGGAATTGATATTTATGATACAATTACTTGCTTATGGCTGTTACTCTATGCCATCTAGTCAATTGTCTGTGCAAACAATAAGCCACAGCAGTTCAtcgacaataaaaaataataataatattaaaggaaaaaaaagcccacaaataaatatttgtaatcttGAACAACTTGAAGAACCGATTATTTGTAATTGCGATGTCAGCAAAATTGGTAATGCCACTGAGGCTAATTGTGTTGTATTGGATGCAACAAAACCCGATGACACAATATGGGATTATTTTATGTCACAAGTATCACTTGAAAAGTTGTCAATGAAAGTCAGAATTGGTGGTCTCATGTCTTATGTAccgagtaaaataattaaatcgttgacaaaattgaaaatgataaatgtTAGATATGCTAATTTTGACGAAATAAGTGAGGGTGCATTTGCTAACCAACCAAGCGTTACTGTTGTTGACATTGCTGAGTGCGGTATCATGCAATTGAAAAAACATTCATTTGTAAACATGACTCAGCTAGATTTTATCAATCTCGACGACAATCAAATCGTCGAGATCAATag ggAGGTCTTTGTCAATCTTCCGGTGTTAAAGAAGCTCTTTATGAACCATAACAATATTACAACTCTTCACGATCGGGCATTCAAGCATTTAACATCACTTCAGGAACTTGGACTAAGTGACAATAATTTACAAGTGATAACAACTGAACACTTTATGGGATTAAAATCACTCGTTCGTTTGATACTacgttcaaataaaatatcagcCCTCGGTGAACGGACATTCATTGAAATGCCAGAATTACAAGAGCTTGATCTtgataataatgtaatttCTTACATAAATGTCAAtgcatttgaaaaaatgcgcaATTTACGTAAACTAGTTTTGagcaacaataaaataacacaTTTAGCATCAGATATTTTTACCGGCGCCCAATCTATTAATTATCTTGATCTACAAAACAACTCACTCGTAAGAGTTACATTTGACACTGTCAAACCAATTGTTACAAACTTGTACGGTGATTCTGGTTACTTATCTCTCGAtg atAACAAATTGGTTTGTGACTGTAATTTGGCATGGATACAAGGCTTGAGAAATGAAACAATCAATCAAAAACTTAAAGACTCGCTTGACTTGTTGACGTGTTTCCTTGAAGTACAGAATGATACCCATCACGCAAGCCAGgctattgaaaataataaagctCGTGTAGCGTCAGGAAAATTCAAGACTG GGGAAATTCTCGACGTCAATAAGTCGAGGGGAAAGCATAATATACATGATGCCAACAACAACTACAtgaatgataatgataatgattatgATCGCGACTATTCCGATTCTACatctaaatttttcaatggaaAG CTCCAGTTAGTAGACGGAAGAATGGGCTACATAAAGCATCTCTTTGAGGTGAAAGTAGAAAAACCGTGTCCTGAACATTCTAGGGATGATCCAATGGCATCCGAGGAGCCCTCAAATCGACGGGAAAATGCAGCTGTCGCAACCTCCAAGGCTTCTACTACTTATGTACAACACATAACCACGATGGGTCAATGCCTTTACTATCTAACATCGTTGTTACTCGTCATCATAGTCGTCTAA